The proteins below are encoded in one region of Hordeum vulgare subsp. vulgare chromosome 3H, MorexV3_pseudomolecules_assembly, whole genome shotgun sequence:
- the LOC123439684 gene encoding probable aquaporin TIP4-2 yields the protein MPKIALGHRREASDPGCVRAVLGELVLTFLFVFVGVGSAIVGGQAVAAGGDPSAALIAVALGHALVVAVFATAGFHISGAHMNPAVTLSLAVGGHITLFRAAFFVLAQMLGSSLACILLRALTGGLVTPVHALAAGVGPIQGLVAEVVFTFTLLFTIYAAILDPKSAAPGFGPLLTGLLVGANTIAGGALTGASMNPARSFGPALATGNWANHWVYWVGPLAGGPLAVAVYEFVFAVPVTHQQLPVVE from the exons ATGCCGAAGATAGCGCTCGGCCACCGCCGCGAGGCGTCGGACCCCGGCTGCGTCCGGGCCGTGCTCGGCGAGCTCGTCCTCACCTTCCTCTTCGTCTTCGTCGGCGTCGGCTCCGCCATCGTCGGAG GACAAGCAGTCGCAGCCGGAGGCGACCCGTCGGCGGCGTTGATCGCGGTGGCACTGGGACATGCGCTGGTGGTGGCGGTGTTCGCGACCGCCGGGTTCCACATCTCCGGCGCCCACATGAACCCGGCCGTCACGCTGAGCCTCGCCGTCGGCGGCCACATCACCCTCTTCCGCGCCGCCTTCTTCGTGCTCGCCCAGATGCTCGGCTCCTCCCTCGCCTGCATCCTGCTCAGGGCCCTCACCGGCGGACTG GTCACTCCGGTGCACGCGCTGGCGGCGGGCGTGGGCCCGATCCAGGGCCTGGTGGCGGAGGTCGTCTTCACCTTCACGCTGCTCTTCACCATCTACGCGGCCATCCTCGACCCCAAGAGCGCCGCGCCAGGGTTCGGCCCGCTGCTCACCGGCCTCCTCGTCGGCGCCAACACCATCGCCGGCGGCGCGCTCACCGGCGCGTCCATGAACCCCGCGAGGTCCTTCGGACCGGCGCTGGCCACAGGAAACTGGGCGAACCACTGGGTCTACTGGGTCGGCCCGCTCGCCGGCGGCCCCCTCGCCGTGGCCGTCTACGAGTTCGTCTTCGCCGTCCCGGTGACGCACCAGCAGCTCCCCGTGGTGGAGTGA
- the LOC123443266 gene encoding uncharacterized protein LOC123443266 gives MALRFFLKKTYHPLARSGDLLHASARAAAAAAPAAGRISTTRYLSMSPCHHAAAAKISNPKTGMPSININYMKSVLVDSSRRSMQTSSTRATMINVEPSSASQLAESGASYRRFLKNVRLFACGLSLVWAITLYSVWSKQNRCPCNCQCRHSKSSNMKRGGQVV, from the exons ATGGCCTTGCGAttcttcctcaagaaaacctaccACCCGTTGGCCAGATCAGGAGACCTCCTACACGCGTCTGCTCGGGCGGcggccgccgccgctccggctgccGGACGTATCTCG ACAACAAGGTACTTAAGCATGTCACCATGCCATCATGCTGCTGCTGCGAAAATAAGCAACCCCAAAACTGGCATGCCCTCAATAAATATCAATTACATGAAGTCGGTATTAGTGGACTCTTCTAGAAGGTCAATGCAAACTTCTTCGACCAGGGCAACCATGATAAATGTCGAGCCATCTTCGGCATCCCAACTCGCAGA GTCAGGAGCTAGCTATCGAAGATTTTTGAAGAATGTTAGGCTCTTCGCCTGTGGTTTGAGCTTGGTGTGGGCCATTACGCTATACTCTGTATGGTCAAAGCAGAATAGATGTCCTTGCAATTGTCAATGTCGCCATTCAAAATCCTCTAATATGAAAAGAGGGGGTCAGGTAGTTTGA